The DNA window TATCAGAATAAAAGAAGTGTCTATTTCTACCTTGCCCTTGTATTCCTACTTTTCTCTCCTGAGTACAGAAGATAGTCTAAGTGCAAATACCATGTCATTTGCTGGGAAACCAGCTTCTGCTATATCAGAAATTGGACCTGTGCACAGTGGTGATTCATGTGGCAGTTGTGAGTATATACAAAAGATTGTCTAAGCGGGGACTGTCAGCAAGACAGAGCTGTGTGGTGTGCAAACTTCACTGCAGAAGATTGATTAGGTCCGTTTTGAAGCTTTTCTGCCTTCATCCACCAGGCGACAGCTGTCGGTGATGTTTTCCCTAAGCCCAGTGTTTCAAACTATATCCATCTACAGTTATCACTGTCATTCTGAATAACCAATGCAACATGAATAATTTCATGATAAAGTAGCATTTTACAACATGAGGTCTAAGAAGGTCTGCATTTATACTGCCTGGTTTAGATTGATGACAAAATGACAGGCAGGGACTCCTTGTAAGAATTGCTAGGGTGAATTAATTTACAATTAACTTGTTTCAGACAGACAATTCGTACAACATAAAAGCCAAGTTgccacataaaaataaaaacaaattaaagaaagTTCAGATACCACCAAGTGGCAAATTAATTAGACAAGATGTACAAGCTTAGACATCCGAGATAGTTAGTGCCAAAGGGCTGCACACTGCCAGCACTTTGGAAGTTTAAGGAGCTGCTTAAATTGAGAAATGGAAACAATTCATGTATCATAAATGATTCTTACCTGCCATGTCAATAGCAAAGGGCCTGTCAGCTCTCCAGCCCGTGTACCAGCCGACGACCTTGCCGTTCTCCACAACTGGGCGCTCGTACCGCCGGCCTCCCACCAGGCCCACGGGCCACACCGACACCTTGCGCGTCGTCCGCATCTGCAAGAGGCAGGCACAGTGTCACTGCTTTTCTGGGAGTGCTCCTGGAAACCCACGTCAAACAGCAAGACCAGGAATTCAAAAGCAATTCTAGCTTACAGATTGCGGCCCAAGAGCTGTGTGTGCACATTCATTTTCTGTGAAATCTCCAGCTCTTTAGTCCATAGGCATCTCAATTCTACTTTAAATACCCTATTCATAACATCTTTTATGCCAAGAGTTTTTAAAGCTGTGAAAAAacgtgggtttttttcttgtttgtttgggttttcaaAGGCATAGATCTTTTTTATCTGCAAGACTACAGCATTCTGGCAGTGGGCTTATGTCTATAGATTGCTGAGATACTGTAAAAtcccagagagagaaaatataataataatggtTAATACAGATTTCACAAGAACAAGTACAATTAGTTTGGGACTTGTTAAAAATGCACTGAATAGAGGAAATTATGACACATAACTCTTTCCTACCTGAAGCAGACCTGAGATGCAGCTCAGCTCTATTAAggatttgtgaaaaaaaagaTTGCTAGGGCTAAGTCTTTTTAACTTCTGTATTTTCCCTTTAAAAGCTCTCTAAATTTCTGAGAAGGACAGAAAGCAGGCCAGGGAGGATGCTTATTATtaccagcagcagctttccccAGTGGTGTAAATTAACTAAATGCAAATTTGGAAATGTGATCCTTATCTAGCATAGAAGAAGCCATAGGAATGAAAAGTCGACTGTAGCAAAGAAGTATCCATGACTGGGAGTCACTTCAAGAAGGGCATTGAAGTGCTGGggcgtgtccagagaagggcagcaaaACTGGGGAAGGGGCTAGAAAGTGAGTCCTgtaaggagcagctgagggagctgggggtgtttagcctgggggagaggaggctcaggagggacctcaTCACTCTACAATTGTCTGAAAGCAGGGTGGAGCCAGAAgggggtcagcctcttctcccaggtaacatTAAGAAACAGCCTCGGGCTATGCCAAAGAAGGTTCGGGTtgttcttcactgaaagggttgtcagacattggaatgggctgcccagagaagtgatGAAGTggccatccctggaagtgttcaataAACTGAATATGGCACCTAGTGCTATGGTTTCATTGATGTGCTGTTCAAACAAAGGCTGGACTCGAGCTTGGAGGTCATTTCTAACGGTAAAGATTTTGAGTCTGATTCAGTGACTTCAGATAACTGGTTCAGTAGTCCATTTTCTTCAGTAAGCAGGAGATAATATGACACAAACCTTGACACACTGCTCCCCATGGGAAAATCAGTCTGGTGTGAGAACTTGAGCAAGCAAGTGCACTGACACAGCAACTTGCACAACTTAACCACACTGGTTCAAAAGCCACTATAATTTAAATATGattctttttaaacaaagtcTTAAACTATTACAGTGCAATGTGGGCTTAATTTGATCTATTCTAAAAACAGTCTTGTCTTTTGTTGTAATTGAAACTTACTCCTTGGGGAAAAGTTATCCCTTTTTCCTTCCAAGCACTCGTCTcagcaaaaacaaacacagtttTACATATTTGTAACTGCAGTCCCCTATCGATGGATGCTGAAGTAAAAGACAACCTTGGTTAAATATTAAAcacttccctctctctctgccaaGGTGAAAGATTTATCATGCATATCATCAAGACTCGCAGGAGTTGtaccagaaaaaacaaagacatcACGTCAGCATGGTTCACATTTCTAAACTAGAAACATTAGCAGATTCATAGAACTTTAAGataaagtataaaatatgtatttaaaaatccacaaaaatgtAGGCACACACAGAAGAGAGACATGCACCTTCCCTCCCAATTAGTTGTGTATCTTTAGATTTATTTATCAAAGAATCCTCTCTTCCACTCTAATAGCTGTTGCAGCTGGAACATCTCACTCAGGGTCAGCAGCCCACAGCGCATAAGAGCAGGGTATACATTCAGCTGGCAATATAGGGAATTCTTGTGATAAGGATTCTGTCCAAGCCATTGCCTGGTTAATTGCCAATGAGAGACTGCCATGAATCTTTCTGAGGTTGTTGATAAACATCTTTACCTGCAACTGTTCTCTCTGCTTAAGTTTAACTTCCAAATATCTCCCACTTCTCCGTGTAGGAAATGCAGAGTTAGCAATTAACCATTTGGATATGGACATCGGCCAAACCTCCTCATGAAGATCTTTTAGCTCTGGTTTTAATGACATATCTCTTTTGCTTATTTTGCTAACAGCATATTTATATTAACATCCAAACATACCAGACATGGACAGGGGGAATCATCCTGTTGTGCATATCTACACAACACCATCAAGCTACATTCGCCCAACACTGCTACACCAGTAAATACCACAGGATAAAGAGACATGGTGCCATTAATACCTCCTGGAGGGTGTGGATGCCTGAATGAATTATTAAGAGTTCAGAACTGCAGTACTATAGCCATCCTGTGCCAACTGCCTGTGCCTAAACTCAAAATGCCACAAGACAAGGGCAGGCACACTCTGGCTGCAAGAGCGTGGTCAGAGCACAGTGCACCCATGCCCTGCCTGTGTGCACAGTAAAGGTTTGGGTAGCTGTACTGCAAAATGAGCCAGGTTACACAGGACTTCTAAACTGGGTCAATAGTGGTCTCAGCAGCTATACTGGCAGAATCAGATGGATTTGCACTAATACTCTACGACACACAGTGTGTTGGAAAACCTTGTCAATGAAAAATATCTCACCGACCTCATAAAACCAGCATGAAATGACCCAAGAAATTTTCAATTTATAATAATCTTGGGTCAACCTCAGTGTCTGTGAGTTATGTCAGTAAAGCCACCACACATTAGAAGCAAGTAACCCCTTACAGAGCTCCTACTTTTTGTCCTTGGGTGACTTTATTCTCACAGGTTACATTTTTGAAGAACGAAATAAGCAGGTGTCAAGAATATAGCAATTCCTTTAAGTAAAAGCTGAAAGAGCACATCTAGACCAGTATTTATGCTAATTCTGAAATACCTCACAGCCTTGGGATATGCTAGGCAGATGAAAGTaggaatatttcttttaatcttCTGAGAAGAGCATTACTGCAGTTAACATACCAATATGTGAAGGCCGTATTTATGTATGATGGAGAAAAAGCTATTATTTGGATTAAAAGGCCAGCTTGCACCTGGAATTTTATGCTGCTAATCATCAGGACACAAAAAAGTTATTCAAAAATGTGTTAATTCTGAATAGCTGTAGTGCCATGGGTTAAACAACTGCCAAAAATCCTAGGACTTACAAAAACAGCTTCCTAAATGACTCTTCTATCTGTCATTGTAGTGACAGCAGTATCACAGGCTGTGTTAGCACTCAGCATTTTAAATCCTGGTAGCTTACATGAATGGTATTCTTCTTACTTACACTTCAGTCTCTACAAGTTAAGCATCTGCTCTGTCCTAGTTAGACTTGTGTAGCTAAGGACCAGAGACAGGTACCATCCTGCCTGGCTTGGACAGCTCTCTCAAGGTAGAAATGCTTTTGTCCTCTATTTACTTTTTGAAAAAGGGTCTTGGGCATAGGAGGAGAGTGATGTGCTGGGTGGGGAAGATGGTAGAACAAACCTGAATGAAATAGGAAGGGGAGGAGAATTAGGAAGGAGTGGGCAAGGAAATTACAGGAGAGATGAATAACAATTGACTGAAGAAATGGCAGTGAGGCGATGGGCATACAACAGTAAATACAGTAACTACAGAGTAATCACTGAAGAATAGCAAGTGAAATGCAGGAAATGGAGCTGAGCAATAAAAGGCAGCGATAAAAGCATTGCTAAATTTAGTATCTCATTAGTCAATCAAGAAAAGCTGCTTAATGGGATGTGCTGGACTGATGGATAGGGAAGATACCAAGCCAGTAACAAACTATAAAAGCCCAAGGGGAATGAAGGCacatgacagaaaaaaagagacatgGCTGTACTTCCTACAGTGAAAAGGATTCCAGACTGGAACAACTGTCCTGGTGTTTTTGCAGTTTCATGTCAATGTGTTTCTGTTTGGAATTCAAAGCCCTCTGCTAGGGCAAACCTGCTGCCACACCTTGTAAGCCTTTTTCTTTGTGATCTGTCCTTCTCAGGCTACAGGTTCACATCCAAGCTCACAATCCTACCCCAcacccctgcccatcccagtgaCACTCCAGCAGATTTCTATGCAAAATTCCAATTTATTATTACCAAAGGCAGGATCTAGAGCTCCTTCACTACAACGTCTCCTCAGGACAAAATTTTATGGGTTAAAGCATCAGCACAGCCAGGTTCCCTGTCACTTCTCACACAGTTCTCTGCATTCCTCACAGGCCATTTAAAGCCAAATTCTGCTTCAACAAAACTTATGTGAGAGCACTGCAACTCAGCCAGACAGCTGAGCAGCGATGCTGTGCCTGTTTACTGAGCCTTTGGACAGAGCTCCTGCCCCCACTTACCATCATTTCAAAGGAGGCACCGAGGCATAAAGAACCTGTGCCAGTGGCTTTCGTGCTTCAGGGACTTTGGGATACTTAGGGGTTAGGAACTTCAAAAGGCAAGTTTGTTGTCGGCAAATTTGACTGTGAAGGGTATTCTCCATGGGAACACTTGTAGAAGGGATCTACAAATCAAAAAAATTGCCATTCATTGATGTAGCCTCCTCTGCAGGTCTCACAGGTGGTTTGCTTCACCATCCTCCCTGACAGAGAGCTTTCTTTCCAAGCATCTGCCTTAAACCTTCTCAGCTGATTTGTATATAATCTACATTGCAGAGGGAGGATAGATTaattcccccttttctccacaacattttatatataatgtGCAATGATTAATGTTTCTAAATAATACCAGCATCCTTGGGCACAAATGTCAATATTGCTTCCCTGCAGAAGAAAACTGTACCAAATTTAACTGAAGCAGTTAGTAGCCAATTTCTGTGCACTGGGACAACTTCCAAAACATTTGCTACTCATTTTACTTCTGGGCCCTTCTATTTACTTGTTGTCTCATTCTACTCCCTATCATTCTACTGGGTTGTGTTCACTGTACCGCTGAAGGGCTGCTGACCCCGTGTAATTAATTTCACAGTAACAGTATCAGTTTCACAGGtaaggctgctgctgccagtgaaGAGACAGAGAGTACTTAGTACTTTGTAACCAAGCAAAAACCTGTTTCaaatagcctttttttttttttttttggtcactgCTTTCTCTCATTTTTATGTTATTTCATTCTCTGACAGTCTTTTCTAATCCAGCCTCTTTAGCATAGGTATTACGTGTCTATGTGGAAGAAAAATGTCAGTGTGCATTTAAAATCTGTCATGTACTCCTAAATCATTTATATACTAGAAAGGTATTTAATGCACTGCTAAGTCATATTTGGATCACTTTttattctgaagaaaataacCAATGACTGCCAGATAGTATTTAATTCTGTCTAGACTActgaatgttatttttaagactattataaaaatctaattttacCAACCAGCTTCAAGGGATTCAACAAaagattttcacattttcaaagaTAAAGAGATTCACTTATaatacttttaaataatttgcatatatatatatgcattaaaaataacacagaaattaTCTTAATACATTGTATAAAGATTAGGACAGTTATGTGTTATTGACCAAACACTAACCCTTCCCTAGTCAAAGCTGGAATAAATAGTAAATATTCACCTCTCCTATAACACATTTTTTGAGTTCCCCTCAAAATATTCTACAAAGATGATCACAGGAAAACTGAAGCCTGTGTGACATGCAATGCCTGCAAGTATTTCTGttctatttttaataacaaGGAATTCTTTTTTTAGGCTACTGAAATGGCTGTTAAAAGCCATTAGAACATCTGCCACCTTCAAACATACCTTTTGAtaggggagggcagggacacaaGAAAATTCTTGCAGTCTGAATCTGTGGCTTTTTGAATCTTGAGCTGCCTGTAAAGACTACTCCAACTTAGGGACAGCAGGATGAGCTCTGTCCTCTCATACCTCCCTTCCAGCTTCAACTCTGCCATCATATTCAGAGCACTCTTGTGCAGGCAACAGCTACAGCAATTTGGATTCTGGTCCACCACTCAGTGGGCAATGGACTAACTGCTGAGCTACTGGAGTTTGGGCTGGGTTTCTTTACCCCTTAGAAATGACAATTAGGGCTGTGAACTACTCTGAATTCCATGCTACAAGGCTGTACCCACATCACACCTTAGAGCATGGATTTCTCTGAGACACAGCCTGCAAATCCTCTCCTTGCACTCAGACAAGGCAGTGCAATGTGCCACATTTGCATGCTCTAAGCACCCAGCAAACATTGCTATGAAATTCTGGACACGATGACCTGgggtggcagggagggagaaCATGATTCTAGATATGagcattttaatttcaatatATCAAATATATCTCAGTTTAGGTGTCTGaacaaaacacaagcaaaagtgacagaaataaCTTAGACAGGAATCTCTAAAACTCAGTGTGTTTTTGAATGCAGCAAGCTCACTTTCAGACAGGTACTGAAGACCTTCACTCCTGTTCTTGTATTCCTCATGATGCTCACCCCTCACCTACAGAGGGTTCAGGGCAATCTGTACAATCAACAACAGAGTGGATCACCAAAACTAATTCCTCCAATTTGCATACATATCCAAAACATGGACCATGGAACTGATGGCCTTTGGCCAACTACCCAAAATCtgaaaagagcagagaaaacaCCTGAGACATAGAAACACAGGAATTCTGTGAAGAGTTAAGGGAAATGGAACTTAGCTGTCCATTTTCAGTTTCCAGTGCTTAGGTTAatcctgtttttaaaatctctctGTGAAGGTGGAATGCCAGTATTAtctaagttgtttttttttgttgttgttgtttttttttttcccctctggaagtttaaaaatgtgaaatcaGCAGTTGCTAGGCATCAGTCACAATATTACAATAACTTGCATTCAGGAATAAGATGAAGCACAAATGCACCAGAAACTAAAGAAGTCACTCCAAAATGAACAGCCTGTGGTAAAAAATAGAAGCTATGGTGAATCATGTAGAAACATTTGTAAAACATCTTAAATATAATAGTTGGTATTTCAGTCCTCTCAGTGGCTTTTTTATGAATGCAGGCTGACTTTTAACGTAACAGGTATTTTTGAAAAGCAGACTTGTTTGTGATGGAGAGATGCACAAGGACACCTCCAGATGAATAGGTCATGCCTGAGcagaaaatacataaattatttCTGAGTTCTGGATCCCAAAATTATAAATTACAAAATACAATATGCCAGAATCACAGGCTTTAAAgtaaaaacatgatttttcacCTGACCACCACTACACTCTCAAGCAGAAAGAGCTGGGAATAACTTAAAAGCCACACCTCTACTcctggaaatatttcttcatcatTGCTGCAGCCCCATTTAGTACTCTAAAGAATTTCACAAACATTGAACGAGTTGGTTTCTTCCCTGCAGCCTTTCCATGGAAGGTGGGCCTTTCTTTACAAAATGCTAACCTGAGCCAATGCTGTAGCAGCAGGAAGACAAACCACCGTCTCCACCTTATTCTATAAAGGACAAGTAAAACTGTTTAGACCCTGCCCAGTTTGACTTTGAGAGCATGGTTTTCACCAGTCAGAAGTGGCCTATCCATCCACATGCCATCCTAggtcttaagaaaaaaaaataattgtaaacaGCACCCAAGGGTTCCAGATTTACTACAGAAGGTGACATCTTCCGGACTACTGTAAGCTGGGGAGgtttttccctgatttccatGAAACACACTTAGCCTAGGTCTTCTGGACCCAGCTCACTCCACATCAAATACAAAGTACTCATCTTATAAGCACCAGGCAGAAGTACTTTGGACAGAGATTAGAATTTCTTCATCAAAAGCTCTCAGAAACATCCCATGGCATTCCATGTCAAAGCATGCTCCTTTTTGATCATGGCCTCATGGTTTATACACTACAATTCATAATAAAGCCTTTGCTGCTCTTGCTTTGTCAAAAGGCTCCATCTCCTGTCAGGACACCAGGGAAAGCCACAGCAAAAGAGCTGCCTTAAACACAATCCTTCATACATGCAGTTCCCTTGCTCACCTTCTGCTCCACAGTCCTGCTTGTTTGACCTCTGAGTAAAACACATCCCCAACACAAATGTTCCTCTCATGCTGGCTTTACAGTCCTAACTAGCCTTGCTTCCCATCTCCCATCACTGCTGGCACAGTGGGGCCTACACACGCCTGTCCCCATGTCAGTGACACACTGAAAGTCACACAGCCAGCATAGGATGGTGCTAGGATGAGAATTCAGAGCTCCTGTCTCAGTCTCCTGCTTTTAAACTACCCCCTCCTAGTGAGCAGACTACAGTTTGTCAGCCCTCTTTtgggaaagcagctgctggTCTGGagaattgttcctggcagggcaACAAACTGAAAAAGCTCCCTCTCAGGTATAGTTATCACCATTTTCATAGCAGGAATTACTACCAGGTTTCATCTGCAAACAATGCATTCTGAAGCTGTGCTCTTCATGCTTGGAGAAGACAAGTATAATTTACGCTCATAAATCAATCAATTCCTCAAGGAGGGATCAGGATTAACCACAGAGCTGTCAAGCCAGAATCCATGAATatatagatttttcttttatcaagTCAAAAAGCAGCCAGCCCTCTAGCAGTGCCTCGACTGAAAAATCAGGCTCCTGGCTCACTCCAAATGTAACCTCCCACACGTAAAGGCGCATCCCCTTGGCAAAGCCTGCCAATGGATTTCCGCTAACTTTGCCAGGTCGGCAAAGCATTCCTTGTGTTACTACCAGTGGCATCCCAGAGcccctgccaacagccccttAGTGACCCCAAAAAACAGCCACAGGAACTTGCAGAGGCAACTGAAGCAAAAGCTCCTTCTCTGCTCCTGTAACTGAGCTTTCCAAGCTCCCCATTTCTCAGGGAAAACTCACTCATGCATGCCTGTCTGCCTGCAAACACAAGGCTCAGAGCaaacagctccttcccagcagctgaacGCAGGGGAAAGGGAAGCCTTAGGGTTGCAGAAGCTCCTGCTGGAGTTTACGACTCTTGTTAGCAAGAGGAAACACAGGTTGCCTGTTCTGTTTGCAATTTTCGAGGTTAACCCTTCAGACAGCTTTATTCCATCACTTTCCTGAATTTCCTAGCTAATTAGACAGGTAATTTGTACCTTTCTGTTTCATAATTTACAGCAATTAGTAGAATAATgatagaaattttaaaagaataaatgtgACCAGACTCCTTTTCAATAGCTGTGGAGCATTCAGGAGAAACTCCAGCCACCACTGTTCCTTCAGCTTGTCCCTAATACTGGTACTcaacaccaaaaccaaaaaaaattcctccacAAACACACAGTAGGTATTTCTCCAAATATCTCCTGTCCCACATTACTCATTGCCAAAGTATTTTGGCATTATGtgtgtattttctgtttccattaTCAGACTCCCTAAGATTCAGTCAAATTAGCCTTATTTCTACAAATACACGTGAGCACACCCATAACATCAAAGACGGGTATGTGAAATTACTCTGCATTATAATGCACTGAGCACAGCTACGAGaatctttaaaaatcaattGAAACAAAGGTTTAGCCTCTAGGCAAAGGTCCTTAAATTAGCAGCTTCAATACTGAATGGGGCAAAAGAAGTAGGACATCCCTACTGAATGGGGACCCTGCACCTGCCCACACACTGGAAATGGAGAGGGATGCATTACGAACCTCAACACAAAGAACCTGAGCGTTTCTAAGCCAGCTTTCTCTAGGGAACTGAATGTGATTCACATTTCTGCATATCACGTTCCCCTTAAGTCACTGACTGTAAAGCACGCGAGGAAGAGCAGAGCTCGGCAGCCAGCGGCAGGGGATGGGTGTTCACCTCCAACTACAGCTCCGTCCACCGGCACAACACACAGACCGCAGCGCGTCTGAAGCCCTGTGCTGCCTGCCAACTTACTTTCCTGTTTCCCTCCCTCATTTCTCTGCCAAGGTCACTCTCCTAGCTGTCACAGAAGATGCACATGATCTTTCTTCGCCTGTTTTATGTCCACTCATTAAACACCCTCCTTCCTGCCAGGGGGAACCCAGAAAGAAAGCTGGATACCCTCTGCCCCGAGCGCTTGCCAGTTCCcaccaaaatgaaacaaagcccTTCACCAAGGGAAGGCAATGAAGACAAAACCAGGTCCCTTCACAAAAGAGACTCCTGAAAGGGCGTTCAGTCGTTACACAAGCGATTTGCTGCTTCTAAGAGCAAAGGCTTCAAAAAGGCAACTCCACGTGAAGAAGCCGGCTCTGGCTTAATTCATTAGCACCAAGTAAAAAGATGTAAAGGATGGAGACTCCTGATGCGAGTTTGCCCTACAGGGAGAGGAATGCagcctgaaaaaaacaaaccaaagaacaCTCTTCAACCCAGGTTTAAACAAAAACGTAGAATCCCTTATATAAACCTTAAACCTGCCTCGCTCGACAACAAAGTGAGAAAAGAGCAGTGAAAAGTTGGGGGAGTatggagaggagggagaagaaactTAAAATCAAGGGAGCGGTGCTCACACCGAGGCAGCTCCGGGGAGCCCGGTGAGGGACGAGCGCCGCAAGGTCtccgggcggggagcggggcttGACTTCCCCGTGCCTGGAGTTTTTGGGTAAGGGGCACCGAGCGCGCCGCAGAGCGGGGATGGGGCACAGCCCCGAGCTGGAGCCTGAGCAGGGGGAGCGGCAGGAGCCAGAGGGGAGAGgcggggatggggatggggacgcGGCGGGCTGCTGCGGGGAGCGGTGGAGCGTGGCGGCCGAGCGCGCCCCCCTGTCCCGCACGCACCtcctggaacagctccaggctgtAGGTGTTGTCGTCGTCGGCGAAGAAGAGCACCCCGGGCTGCGGGGGCGGCAGGTGCTGGTGCCGCTGccgcagccaggccaggccggCGTTGCGCTGCTCGGTGGCGCGGGGCAGCCCCGGGCGCTTGTAGCGGCGCGGCGTGGGGACGTGCAGGTGCGTGCAGGGCAGCCCGGCGCCCGCCACGAAGCGGGTCACCAGCTCGCTGCGCGCCGCCGCGTCCTCCACCAGGATCCAGTGGAGCCGCGACACCTGCCGGAAGGTGTTGGCCAGGCGGGTGAGCTCGGCCTTCTGCACCGGGCGGCTGTAGGTGGGCGTGATGGCATAGATGGTGGGCAGCGCGGCCTCGGGCAGCCGCCGCGGGGCGGGCGGCCGCGCCCCGCCGCTACCGCCCTCGGCCCCGCCGCGGGGGGACAGCGCGGGCAGCGGCGCCCGGCTGCTGTCGATGTCCAGCACGATGATGACGATGAGCACCCAGGGCAGTAGCAGGAGGAAGCGGCTGAAGAGCAGGGACTTCATGCTGCCCCCGGCGCCctcccgccgcgccgccgctcAGCGCCGCCCCATAGACGGGCGCGGCGGGGCTGCCCCACCGCGCTGCTCCGCGGGGCgcccgggcggcggcggcggccggggcgggCGCCGGgcgctccctccctcccgcggGCGCGGGGGCCGCCGGCCAGGCGGGTCGGGGACCCCCGCGGTGCCTGCGGCAGCCCGGCGGGGCAgctgccggccccgctcccgccgcgcTTCTATTCCGCGAGCGGCcgcccttcctcctcctcttccttctcccgCTTCACCCTCGGCATCGCCGGACCAGGGCTCggtggggggctctggggagagGCTCCTTCTCCTCCGCTTCCCCGGGCGGCTCTGGCGGTGCgcgggggcggggaggggaggggagggcgggcgggagggagggagggtccccgcgggcgggggccgggggggctcccgccccgccccgctccggctgccggccccgggagccgcggggagggggcggcggctCGGGGAGCTCCGCGCTCGGTGCCCTCGGGGGCGGCGCCGGGCTCGGCCGGCGGGGACGGGGACTCGGGTGGCGACGGGGTGCTGCTTCTCTCCCCTGCGGGCGACAACTTCGGCCGGCGGCCGGGACATCTTCCTCGGGACAGCGCCGGCCgacgggcagggctggggtagGCGGACGGGTCCGTGCCCAAGCACTTACCCCTCGCAGCGGCGGAGAGCCGCTCCCTTCATTTCTGCATCgctttgggttttgggtttttttcctacctCGGCCGAAGTAAGAAGTTGTAAATAAGGCGGCGATTTCCCGCAGCTCCTCTCGGTGCCCGTCAGTCGGTGTCTCCTCCCGCCCCCCGCACCGCACCGCCTGGTCCGGGCGTGCAGCTTCCCCGGAGATCACAGGGACTTGAGAGCTCCTTCTTAGAAAGCATACTTATATCAGAATTTCGTAATAATCCACCTGtctttattttgagaaaaaggCATTCATCAGGTGCTGCAACACAGGTGAAATGCGCAATCTAAAACCTCTTACAAATCCGTTTCTCACAGGGAAGTTTCCGATGCATTTTTCAATACTCCTTGCTGTCATAACTAAACACTTCCTTACAGCTTCAATTATGCTTTTTAAAACTTCATGCTGCATAGGAACACAGAAGCAGAGCAGTACAGTTTGCAAATTACTGAATTCTCCACGATTCTCTGATTAAAAAGTGGAGATCGAATTATGTTCTCACTGGCTTCCAAGCTATTTGAGATAAGAAGTAGAATGATTCGTCACTGATACTTTG is part of the Poecile atricapillus isolate bPoeAtr1 chromosome 3, bPoeAtr1.hap1, whole genome shotgun sequence genome and encodes:
- the B3GAT2 gene encoding galactosylgalactosylxylosylprotein 3-beta-glucuronosyltransferase 2; this translates as MKSLLFSRFLLLLPWVLIVIIVLDIDSSRAPLPALSPRGGAEGGSGGARPPAPRRLPEAALPTIYAITPTYSRPVQKAELTRLANTFRQVSRLHWILVEDAAARSELVTRFVAGAGLPCTHLHVPTPRRYKRPGLPRATEQRNAGLAWLRQRHQHLPPPQPGVLFFADDDNTYSLELFQEMRTTRKVSVWPVGLVGGRRYERPVVENGKVVGWYTGWRADRPFAIDMAGFAVSLQVILSHPKAVFKRRGSQPGMQESDFLKQITTVEELEPKANNCTKVLVWHTRTEKVNLANEPKYHLDTVNIEV